AATCGCCACTCTTATCTTCAATAGGAATCAACttagggccagttcttcattgcttttgaaaagtgctttagaaaagtttagtttaaaatttgagtgtttaacattgctgtcaaaaagtatttttgaaaaataaaatgttcattttaaacatgttattattaagtaacaaatatatatttaaataatatttaaattagttaatattattatattttagtaagaatataaaaaaattattataacttgttgttaatattttaatatatgaaatataaattttaaatatttttaagcaataaatattaattatttataaaatttaattagaatatataaactatattttaaatatttaaatataaccattaagtatttgtaattaatattttaaaaatatttttttatttttaattaatgattttaacacatttgtaattaagcaccaaagaaaaaaaaaagaaaaatattatgttattagagtggtgaaaaagtaattaagcaccaaaagtgcttttgggaaggaaaagctaaaacttttagcttctccttttcagcttcttttcagaagtgcttttcaaaagtatttttgaaaagttaaaaatatcaGCCAAAAGCAACTTGTTCTTCATAGCTTTTCTTTCAAAAGCGTTTTTGGAGTCAGAAGTGtttttttaagcaatgaagaATTAGCCCTTAATCATATTTGAGATAGTATTGGTATCAATAAGtctcattttagcttaatcttcTTCTGACATTGTTATCCTGCTTTAACCTCTATTGTCCTATTCTTTGATACCATTCCATTATACCCTAACAATTATTGTCATTAGTAGTTTAGGTGTTGGACCATGACTGCAGATTATGCTTATAGGAATTTCTTATAAACATCAATGAATTTGAAGTCAACTTTGATTATTTTCCATAAGCATCATTTCTCATCCAAACTGCTCTAGTTCCTGATGGGAACTTCCACTTACTTTAGCTTGCATTAAGCAACTAGATCTTTGGTTCAGTTTCATTTCAATGCTCTTCATGTATTTAATTTTGCTGGTTCGACTTTAAATGGTTTGCTGCAGCCATGTTCAGCTTGCTGCTACATCCCTACCCATAACGGGAACCCAAGCTCCACCGAAGAAAGTTTCTAAAGATGAATTAGGAAATGTAGCTGGGATGGCCGCAACTTCTACAGCCAGTGGTGGGAAATTTGATAGGAAGTTGCCAGGAGAAAAGCCTCCTAAAAAGCAAGGAAAGCATCGCAAGGTTTTCATTCGTGGTCTTCACCTTAGTGTAAATATTTCTCATGAATTATAATGGCATGTTGTAATATGGTCATTTCTACTTTTGTTAGTTCTTACCCGTTGTTGAAGGATCAGGGATAGGTTCACGAGAGAAGGAATAAACCGAGAATGTTCTAAATAAGCTAATCTCTAAGCATTCCCATGAGATACTCAATGTTGACAAGGTAAGCTTGAGCTATAAATTGTTGGGTTCCAAATGGAAGTTCTTTGTTAATCTGAGATGacctttttttttggtttaaaaaattcAGGCAGTTACAATGTATAATgtgaagaaagagaagaaagctAGGAATAAAAGAAACCAAGAAGGGAAGTCGTCATCGGCCACAAACAAGTTGAAACCGAAAAAGCAACTACATAAGAAGAATGTAAAGAAAGGACCAGGATCTTCAAAGAAAGGGAAGGCAAAATGAACTTATCAATCGGTCAACGTTTCGGTAGGCTTGTAGAGATTTGGGTTAATGCAACCATAATTTTGTTTGCTTTGAGCAATAGAGTTTTATTTACCAAATCTTCTATTTCTTAAGTCAGGTTTAAATTTTTACAGTATTTTGCCGGCCCTAATATGTCAAAGTGAAAGCTTGGGATGACTTTTTGGAAACCTTAGTGatataatcttaaattttatatcaTGTACCATTATTAATGGTTATAATTACAAAAAGCTACTAGTCCTCTCGTTTACAAAAAAAGGGGACCTATTAGAAGCCGTTCACTCttgtattttctttctttttcagtaGCAAAAGGAACAACAGGCAACAGCTTGTTtttcaattttggttttttttttcattcaatgtATCCCTACTTGAAGTTTTGAGAGCCCCCCCAAAAATGTTTACAATGAAAATCTGAAAAGAAAATATTTCCATTGATCCAAAACATATTCTATCTGtacttttattataaaaaatgtagATTAGAAACCAAAATCgaatattgaaaagaaaaaggctTTTCCTAGCATACTAAAACACCTACAATGTGTAAAAAGATTCAGTGTTTTCACCAAAATATAAAGGGCATTAGAAACTGATCACAAGAGAAACTAACAAAGCAAAACTTGTCTCATGTTTCAACTCTGATACTCACCATCCACAGCCTCTCTTTCTTCAGCTGCAGCCACCATTAATTCATCGAAATTTTCTGTCCTCCCCAATAATATCTCGATCTGAGAAACAACATACAAGAACACCTATCAATCTTAAAGCTTAGAGGATCAAGGAAAGTCGGCATTGTCAAAGACTATAAATTACGGTTAAATAAGGGCATCAACAGGCCATGTTGAATATACAATAATTGACTGCATTTCAGAttgaatctttttatttttggcaTAAACGTGGTTTATCTAAATGGCAGCATGAAGAAACTATTAAGTTTATTTACCTTGGCTTTTTGCACAGGCCACCCTCGAGACTCCTCCTTCATGTCAACGGTTGCGGTAGTGATCTCTGAAGAAATGAAGGTTGATTCCCATTATTATCAGAACTTAATATTAACATTaacacatcatatatatatttaagagaAATGGAAGACATCTTACTCTTCTCAACAGCCAAACCATTGTTTTTCAGAATTTCCGCAATTGTGACCACCGTCGCAATAGCTGCATGTATGACATGACCCAGAGAAAATATTTACTgcaattctcaaaaaaaaaagaaaaagaaaaaagaaaaaaacagtaGTATTCATATTTGATTATGCTAGGAAAAGCTGTTTTCATCGATGAACAAAAGCTGTATAGCATCTTCACAGCATAATTACCCCACAGAAACGATACATTAATAAGTCCATTGCCTTTTGGATAAgcataatttgaataaaaaaagaagaCCCATAGAGTTCTACCGGTGTATATtgcaataatataaaaatagaacaGCTAATGCAAGTAACTATGAATTCCCAGCTATTCCTCTAGAGCATAATCCATTGAAGCATAAGGTATGATGATAAGATGATAACTGAGAACAATTCATAATAACTATTCAGATCCAAAGGAAGAAAAAggttaatatgaaattaaattatcaaaGATAGAGAGCTTAAAAAGTAAACATTACCCATTCCAAGTGCAGACAGCTCCACCTCATTGTGCTGCTGCATATACCTCTGCAAATAAAAAGAAACGTAATGTATTAACAAAGAATTTAATCGTCTCAAAGGAGGAAAAACAACTAGAACCCATCAAAATTCTTAACAATGTTATTCAAATTCAGCACTTTATTTTGTATAGCACATGatgcaaaattcaaaaaaagaaaaaaagtgaaagaTTTGGAGAAGAAAAGAGGGGGGAAGGAGAAACCTTAGCGAGATTAACGTAGAAAAACAAGGGCTTTTTGCTATGGGAAACTTGAATCCTGTTCTTCTTGTGGGAATCAGCGCCCAAGTTGATGTTGTTTACTCCTTGAGTGATTGCTTCCATTAAAAGACACTTTTGCTTCTCGAACCCGAATACCAAGTGCCGAATCTTGTACTTCTGACCCTACGAAGTGTATAAATGGGAGGAGAAGTGAAACAATTTAATGGCAGGTTTTCTTCAGAGCTCAGTGGTGGCTACGCTAGGGTTTTGAATAAAAAGTACTTAGAaatctatttattaattaatgATAGTAGATTTTATTTATATGACAGTGTATGtgttaaataaaacatatttttcttattcatttttattttaaataaataaattatttattttaaattctaaaaagtaatgataaatatatatatagctcatTTTACAATTACTGTCACCAAATAATTAAATCACATTAAACAAAAGTTACAATTAATTCTCAtcaatttattttagattttggtATCTAAAAATAATTGTACATTACTAATATCCAGTATTATTTATTTCAAGATATTCAACTAAATGATActttaaattacaattatttttaaaaacaattacttacgttaattcacaatttatctattattatttttgaattaaacTTTGCAAACCTTAACATAACATTAAACCTTTTTAAAATATGAAGTTACAAGTATGATTACAGACACACAATTACAATTACaaatattaaacattcaaataacTATTATATCAGATCAAATTGATAAATGGAACATTTTCTATCCCAAGTTCACAcataatattgttttaaattaCGCAAATTCATAACT
The genomic region above belongs to Gossypium hirsutum isolate 1008001.06 chromosome D05, Gossypium_hirsutum_v2.1, whole genome shotgun sequence and contains:
- the LOC107907345 gene encoding uncharacterized protein At2g34160 yields the protein MRLRPNDNKRGMSVCSIHGQKYKIRHLVFGFEKQKCLLMEAITQGVNNINLGADSHKKNRIQVSHSKKPLFFYVNLAKRYMQQHNEVELSALGMAIATVVTIAEILKNNGLAVEKKITTATVDMKEESRGWPVQKAKIEILLGRTENFDELMVAAAEEREAVDGEYQS